The DNA sequence ACCCATATATTCAGAATAAATGTTAATCAAACCTTCTGACTCAATTTTCTGATTTTCTTTTACAAAATTTTTAATTTTAGAAAATTTAGTAATAGGTTCAATAACTTTATTTTCAACATATCTCAAAACAGAAAGTGAAGGAATTAAAAATACCAGCAATAAACCATCTGTTACCAATAACATTGATATAACCACATCTTCAGCAGTACCTGACAGATAAACATCTGCAAACTTGATTAAAACGGAATCTGATGAAATGGCTAAACCAATTATAGTGAGAATTAAAATGATTATTAAAAAACGATTCATAATACTTTCTGGGATTGAGTTTGAATCAACTTCAGAAACATCAGAAGTGAAAGGTTTTGTTAAATAAGCAAATAACAATACAACAAGAACAACCAATTCAACAAGCACAATTGCATTTGTTAAATTAAAAATACAATCTATAATTAATATTATCACAGTGAAAAGAATTATTGAGCATCCTAAAATATGATATATTTTTTCATGTTCTTGTTTATTGGATTTTTCAGGAACTTCGAAAAAGTTGAAATGTTTAGATAACCAGATCCCAATTATACCAAACATAAATGATGAATTGATAAAATTGACAAAATAGCTAACTCCAATCTTAGAAACGATAGGTATATTATTAGGATAAATTAGATAAACTAACTTTGCATGTGATATTGCATATAATGCTGCACAAAAAAGAATAATCATAATAAATAAAAGAACATGAGTTGTATTGTCTAATCTTGGTTTTGTAATTTTAACCTTATTGTCGAAGTTATTGTACCATAATTTATATGCCAAATAAGATACACCAAAACCGACAACTGCTGAAGATATGGCTATTGATACAGTATATCCTCTAACCAAATCGCATAAAAAATTTCCGGCAACTGCTCCTATAGCCCCATATGGTCCAAGTAATAATCCTGAAATTAACAATATTCCAACATGAGGGGAGTATCCTCCACCAAAGTTTTTGCCGAATGTCAAATAATAAACTCCCAAATTGAAGATTACCATTATAACAAAAGGTATTAATATCTTTTTTATCTTGTCATTCATTATTCCACAATTTTAATTATTTTTAAATGGTTTTCACCATTAACATACTCATATGAAATTTCATCAGACAGTTCTTTTGTAATATGAATTCCCAAACCTCCCACTTCTGCATCATCGATGTTGTTGGGAAGATTCACATCTTCCTTTAAAAGAGGATTAAATTCAATTCCATTGTCAATGAATTCCATTTTTAATGTTTTATCTGTATAATCCACATTGACTTGAATAAAATCAGAATGAGAATAGTTAACAATATTCACAAAGACTTCTTCAACTATCAAATCAACTTGAAAGTCTTCTTTTAAAATGATGCTATGAATAAATTCATTTAATTGATATAAATTATCAATATTAGGAGTTATTTTCAAGAAACTCATTCTATCTTCAATATCTTATCGAATCCAGACATCCTAAATATTTCTTTAATTGCATCATTGACATTTTTAATAACCATAGGAATGTCTTCACTTTTAAGTTTTTTCTGTGT is a window from the Methanobrevibacter sp. genome containing:
- a CDS encoding PP2C family protein-serine/threonine phosphatase; translated protein: MNDKIKKILIPFVIMVIFNLGVYYLTFGKNFGGGYSPHVGILLISGLLLGPYGAIGAVAGNFLCDLVRGYTVSIAISSAVVGFGVSYLAYKLWYNNFDNKVKITKPRLDNTTHVLLFIMIILFCAALYAISHAKLVYLIYPNNIPIVSKIGVSYFVNFINSSFMFGIIGIWLSKHFNFFEVPEKSNKQEHEKIYHILGCSIILFTVIILIIDCIFNLTNAIVLVELVVLVVLLFAYLTKPFTSDVSEVDSNSIPESIMNRFLIIILILTIIGLAISSDSVLIKFADVYLSGTAEDVVISMLLVTDGLLLVFLIPSLSVLRYVENKVIEPITKFSKIKNFVKENQKIESEGLINIYSEYMGNDDEIGVLARSYFDLISHNNYYIENIQKIEGEKERIKAELDIATKIQQSNLPLEPIDNEYFIVNGYSHPAKEVGGDFFDYYEFDGDNLAIVIGDASGKGVPAALLATITQVMIKQLLMHEKNPSKILYSLNNQLCENNSEAMFITLWLGIYNKNTHKLTFANAGHNPPLIKHDNSFEFLKVNEGLVLGIMDDFKFEKEEIILDSELVAYTDGITDANNKYNEMYGEKRLIDFFNIYKNDKDPIKPLLEDIDKFIGGQEQFDDMTLMYLMIKDD
- a CDS encoding ATP-binding protein; this encodes MSFLKITPNIDNLYQLNEFIHSIILKEDFQVDLIVEEVFVNIVNYSHSDFIQVNVDYTDKTLKMEFIDNGIEFNPLLKEDVNLPNNIDDAEVGGLGIHITKELSDEISYEYVNGENHLKIIKIVE